A window of the Sphingobium sp. CAP-1 genome harbors these coding sequences:
- a CDS encoding 2Fe-2S iron-sulfur cluster-binding protein has product MPKLIVVNRAGEEQAVDGDNGLSVMEVIRDNGFDELLALCGGCCSCATCHVYVDPAFADVLPTLSEDENDLLDSSDHRNETSRLSCQLVLSDALDGLRVTIAPED; this is encoded by the coding sequence ATGCCGAAACTGATCGTGGTCAACCGTGCGGGTGAAGAACAGGCTGTCGATGGCGACAATGGCCTGTCGGTGATGGAAGTCATTCGCGACAATGGGTTTGACGAATTGCTGGCGCTGTGCGGCGGCTGCTGCTCCTGTGCTACGTGCCATGTCTATGTCGACCCGGCCTTCGCCGATGTGCTGCCGACGCTCAGCGAAGATGAAAATGACCTGCTCGACAGCTCGGACCATCGCAACGAAACCAGCCGCCTGTCCTGCCAGTTGGTGCTGAGCGACGCCCTAGACGGTCTGCGCGTCACCATCGCGCCGGAAGACTGA
- a CDS encoding DNA-3-methyladenine glycosylase family protein, whose translation MVTTADQLRASLDAISALEPGFVAAIGRVGYPQPRVREPGYETLLRTIVGQQVSVAAAAAVWRKLEAELGAGCTPDALLARDFDTLRACGLSRQKQGYARSLAELVLSGALDLHALPADDEEAIAQLVRIKGIGRWSAEIYLLFAEGRPDIWPAGDLAVQIEIGRILNLPERPSEKLTRDLAEAWRPHRGAAAIMAWHHYNTEVL comes from the coding sequence ATGGTCACGACCGCAGATCAGTTGCGCGCCAGCCTGGACGCCATATCCGCGCTGGAACCCGGCTTCGTCGCCGCGATCGGCCGGGTCGGCTATCCCCAGCCGCGCGTGCGCGAACCGGGCTATGAGACATTGCTGCGCACCATCGTCGGCCAGCAGGTAAGCGTGGCGGCCGCTGCGGCGGTTTGGCGCAAGCTGGAGGCGGAACTGGGCGCGGGCTGCACGCCGGACGCCCTGCTGGCGCGCGATTTCGACACGCTGCGCGCCTGTGGCCTGTCGCGACAGAAACAGGGCTATGCCAGAAGCCTGGCCGAACTGGTGCTGTCGGGCGCGCTGGACCTGCACGCACTGCCTGCCGATGACGAGGAAGCGATCGCCCAATTGGTGCGAATCAAGGGCATCGGCCGCTGGTCGGCGGAAATCTACCTGCTGTTCGCCGAAGGGCGACCCGATATCTGGCCTGCGGGCGACCTGGCGGTGCAGATCGAGATCGGTCGCATTCTGAACCTGCCCGAACGCCCCAGCGAAAAACTGACCCGCGACCTGGCCGAAGCCTGGCGGCCGCATCGCGGCGCCGCCGCGATCATGGCCTGGCACCATTATAACACCGAGGTATTGTAA
- a CDS encoding DUF2188 domain-containing protein: MPLPHARYIVLEHEGVWKINLDNKYYGPFATQDQAVESATGTAQKAGDAGYPASVLLMQGTKFQTLWSNVDG; the protein is encoded by the coding sequence ATGCCCTTACCCCACGCCCGCTACATCGTCCTGGAACATGAGGGCGTTTGGAAGATCAATCTGGACAATAAATATTACGGCCCCTTCGCGACCCAGGATCAGGCGGTGGAAAGCGCGACCGGCACGGCGCAGAAGGCTGGTGATGCCGGCTATCCGGCATCGGTACTGCTGATGCAGGGGACGAAATTCCAGACCCTGTGGAGCAATGTCGACGGCTGA
- a CDS encoding response regulator — protein sequence MSKKVLIVEDEIFVALEIEQIVEDAGFDVGAIAADRDAALAGAQDCTIALVDLNLRDGPTGPVIGMELASRYGIRVIYITANPAQIGEASVAALGVITKPFRPHSIAAALKLAAADVPDLLAAEIAGFTPFPPPGSWNGMESRG from the coding sequence ATGAGCAAGAAGGTTCTGATCGTCGAGGACGAGATTTTCGTCGCACTGGAAATCGAGCAGATCGTCGAGGACGCCGGATTCGATGTCGGCGCTATCGCCGCCGATCGGGATGCCGCATTGGCCGGCGCGCAGGATTGCACCATCGCCCTGGTCGACCTCAATCTGCGCGACGGGCCGACTGGCCCCGTGATCGGGATGGAACTGGCCAGCCGTTACGGCATTCGCGTCATCTATATCACCGCCAATCCGGCCCAGATCGGCGAAGCGTCGGTTGCGGCGCTGGGCGTCATCACCAAGCCGTTCCGTCCCCACAGCATCGCCGCCGCGCTGAAACTGGCGGCGGCCGACGTGCCTGACCTGCTGGCTGCCGAAATTGCGGGCTTTACGCCCTTCCCACCGCCCGGCTCATGGAACGGGATGGAATCCAGAGGCTGA
- a CDS encoding sensor histidine kinase produces MAEERELATDRAALLALYDLDAGGFSTLDDITAFAARLCDAPIALVSIVEDLRQRFLARTGLDAEETPRDLSFCAHAMLGDAIFVVPDATQDARFVTNDLVTGPPNIRFYAGAPLTGADGAPLGALCVIDTAPRTDLTPLQRQGLTLLARQVMVELEGRRRDRDTIVQQRLDAAAVADSDRMFRALANTMPQMVWSTLPDGYVDYYNARWYEFTGAAPGATDGDSWAAMLHPDDRDRAAARWRRSVETGDPYECEYRLWHRGGDYRWALGRALPIRDAGGHVTRWIGTCTDIHEQRLMMEEREMIAHELSHRIKNIFSVIAGLIGLSAREHPQIGDVADDLRDRILALGRAHDFVRPHSAESAPPTGEGQGHLWGILDQIFAPYRGAVAPRILLSGDDPRIDDRSATPLALLFHELATNAAKYGALSVADGRVHLHVVLEGDEVRIDWREEGGPAFAPRGQDGFGSRLITLSVERQLGGRIVRDWQADGLRISLWIPSRSMSRAVGRA; encoded by the coding sequence ATGGCTGAGGAACGCGAACTGGCCACGGATCGGGCGGCGCTGCTGGCGCTCTACGATCTCGACGCCGGCGGCTTCAGCACGCTTGACGACATCACGGCCTTCGCGGCGCGGCTCTGCGATGCGCCGATCGCGCTGGTCAGCATCGTGGAGGATTTGCGCCAGCGTTTCCTCGCCCGTACCGGCCTCGATGCGGAGGAAACCCCGCGCGACCTGTCCTTTTGCGCCCACGCCATGCTGGGCGACGCTATTTTCGTGGTGCCCGACGCGACCCAGGATGCGCGCTTCGTTACCAATGATCTGGTCACGGGGCCGCCCAATATCCGCTTCTATGCCGGCGCGCCGCTGACCGGCGCCGACGGTGCGCCACTGGGTGCGCTCTGTGTCATCGACACCGCGCCGCGCACGGACCTCACTCCCTTGCAACGGCAGGGGCTGACACTGCTCGCCCGGCAGGTGATGGTGGAACTGGAAGGGCGGCGGCGCGATCGCGATACCATCGTCCAGCAACGGCTCGACGCGGCGGCGGTTGCTGACAGCGACCGCATGTTCCGCGCGTTGGCCAATACCATGCCCCAGATGGTCTGGTCGACGCTGCCCGATGGCTATGTCGATTATTACAATGCCCGCTGGTATGAGTTCACCGGCGCGGCGCCGGGCGCGACCGATGGGGATAGCTGGGCCGCGATGTTGCATCCTGACGACCGCGACAGGGCCGCGGCGCGCTGGCGCCGCAGCGTCGAGACCGGCGACCCTTATGAATGCGAATATCGGCTCTGGCATCGGGGGGGCGACTATCGCTGGGCACTGGGGCGCGCGCTGCCGATCCGCGACGCGGGCGGTCATGTCACGCGCTGGATCGGCACCTGCACCGACATTCACGAACAGCGGCTGATGATGGAGGAGCGCGAGATGATCGCGCATGAACTGTCGCATCGGATCAAGAATATCTTCTCGGTGATCGCCGGCCTGATCGGCCTGTCGGCGCGGGAGCATCCTCAGATCGGCGATGTCGCCGACGATCTGCGCGACCGCATCCTGGCGCTGGGGCGCGCGCATGATTTCGTCCGCCCGCACAGCGCCGAATCCGCGCCACCAACGGGAGAGGGGCAGGGGCATCTGTGGGGCATACTCGACCAGATTTTCGCGCCCTATCGCGGCGCTGTGGCGCCCCGCATCCTGCTGTCGGGGGATGATCCGCGGATTGACGACCGATCGGCGACGCCGCTTGCTTTGCTGTTCCATGAACTCGCCACCAATGCCGCCAAATATGGCGCGCTGTCGGTGGCTGACGGCCGGGTGCATCTCCATGTCGTGCTGGAGGGCGATGAGGTGCGAATCGACTGGCGCGAAGAGGGCGGCCCGGCGTTCGCGCCACGCGGGCAGGACGGCTTTGGCAGCCGCCTGATTACACTCAGCGTCGAACGGCAACTGGGCGGACGGATTGTGCGCGACTGGCAGGCGGACGGCCTGCGGATCAGCCTCTGGATTCCATCCCGTTCCATGAGCCGGGCGGTGGGAAGGGCGTAA
- the murA gene encoding UDP-N-acetylglucosamine 1-carboxyvinyltransferase — protein sequence MDRIHIRGGNALNGRLPISGAKNAALTLLPCALLTDEPVTLRNLPRLADVDSFGHLLNQLGVSTMIEGARPEDFGRVMTMRAGRVTSTEAPYDIVRKMRASILVLGPLLARAGEARVSLPGGCAIGNRPIDLHLKALEAFGAVIEIAAGYVRASAPDGGLPGGIYTFPVVSVGATENALMAAVLANGTCILENAAREPEIVDLCNLLVAMGADIEGIGTDKLIVHGRDRLHGATYRVMPDRIEAGSYACAVAITGGSLDLAGANADDMHAILAALRDAGVQVEPHKDGIRVSSDGKLKPLSLSTAPFPAFPTDMQAQFMAMLTRADGASVLTETIFENRYMHVPELARMGADIAVNGRTAIVRGVDKLVGAPVMATDLRASMSLILAGLAAEGETQVQRVYHLDRGYERLEEKLSAVGADIERVSDG from the coding sequence ATGGACCGCATTCACATTCGCGGCGGCAATGCGCTCAACGGCCGCCTTCCCATCTCCGGCGCGAAGAACGCCGCGCTCACCCTGCTGCCTTGTGCGCTGTTGACGGACGAGCCAGTGACGCTGCGCAACCTGCCGCGTCTGGCCGATGTCGACAGTTTCGGCCATCTGCTGAATCAATTGGGCGTATCGACCATGATCGAGGGCGCCCGGCCGGAGGATTTCGGTCGCGTCATGACCATGCGCGCGGGTCGCGTCACTTCAACCGAAGCGCCCTATGACATCGTGCGGAAAATGCGCGCATCGATCCTGGTACTGGGGCCGCTGCTCGCCCGTGCGGGTGAGGCGCGCGTGTCGCTGCCCGGCGGCTGCGCCATCGGCAACCGCCCGATCGACCTGCACCTCAAGGCGCTCGAAGCCTTTGGCGCGGTGATCGAGATAGCGGCCGGCTATGTCCGCGCCAGCGCGCCCGACGGTGGCCTGCCCGGCGGCATCTACACCTTCCCGGTGGTATCGGTCGGCGCGACCGAAAATGCGCTGATGGCGGCCGTGCTGGCCAACGGCACCTGCATTCTCGAAAATGCCGCGCGCGAACCGGAAATCGTCGACCTGTGCAATTTGCTGGTCGCCATGGGCGCCGACATTGAAGGGATCGGCACCGACAAGCTGATCGTCCATGGCCGCGACCGGCTGCATGGCGCGACCTATCGCGTGATGCCCGACCGGATCGAGGCGGGCAGCTATGCCTGCGCCGTCGCCATCACCGGCGGATCGCTCGATCTGGCCGGCGCCAATGCCGACGACATGCACGCCATCCTCGCCGCGCTGCGCGACGCGGGCGTGCAGGTGGAGCCGCACAAGGACGGCATCCGTGTTTCGTCTGATGGCAAATTGAAGCCGCTCAGCCTGTCGACCGCGCCCTTCCCGGCCTTCCCGACCGACATGCAGGCGCAATTCATGGCGATGCTGACGCGGGCCGACGGCGCATCGGTGCTGACCGAGACGATCTTCGAAAATCGCTACATGCACGTCCCCGAACTGGCGCGCATGGGGGCGGATATCGCCGTCAATGGCCGCACGGCGATTGTGCGCGGCGTGGATAAGCTGGTGGGCGCGCCGGTAATGGCGACCGATCTGCGCGCGTCGATGAGCCTGATCCTCGCCGGCCTTGCGGCCGAAGGCGAAACCCAGGTGCAGCGCGTCTATCATCTCGATCGCGGCTATGAACGGCTGGAGGAAAAGCTTTCCGCCGTCGGCGCCGATATCGAACGGGTCAGCGATGGCTGA
- a CDS encoding Crp/Fnr family transcriptional regulator yields the protein MVVTSCFAARLAKQVSLSDAEKQALARLEENPRKVKRGAMIQRINDMVTELFVLREGRVMSFVILPDGSRQILRVYFPGDFIGSASTIYSKAPESLVALSDAIICPFDKHALRRLLDEYPRVAALLFLLSNAERVSMTDRLAALGRTSAKARVASFLLDMFDRLRVTDDSITDSFDLKLTQEEIGDSIGLTSVHVNRMIRQMEQEGLISRSNGRITLWDMGRLEEIGHYTNRHKDMDLDWLPSI from the coding sequence TTGGTGGTAACAAGCTGTTTCGCGGCAAGGCTGGCAAAGCAGGTGTCGCTGTCCGACGCAGAAAAACAGGCGCTGGCCCGGCTGGAGGAAAATCCCCGCAAGGTGAAGCGCGGCGCGATGATCCAGCGAATCAACGATATGGTGACTGAGCTGTTCGTGCTGCGCGAGGGCCGGGTAATGAGCTTCGTCATCCTGCCCGATGGCAGCCGGCAAATCCTGCGTGTCTATTTCCCCGGCGACTTCATCGGATCGGCCAGCACCATCTATAGCAAGGCGCCCGAATCGCTGGTGGCGCTGTCCGACGCGATCATCTGTCCGTTCGACAAACATGCGTTGCGCCGGCTGCTGGACGAATATCCGCGTGTCGCCGCCCTGCTGTTCCTGCTGTCCAATGCCGAGCGGGTATCGATGACCGACCGGCTCGCCGCGCTGGGACGGACATCGGCCAAGGCGCGGGTGGCGTCCTTCCTGCTCGACATGTTCGACCGGCTGCGCGTCACCGACGACAGCATCACGGACAGCTTCGACCTAAAGCTGACACAGGAGGAGATCGGTGATTCGATCGGCCTTACTTCTGTCCATGTGAACCGGATGATCCGGCAGATGGAGCAGGAAGGGCTGATCAGCCGCTCCAACGGACGGATCACGCTGTGGGACATGGGCCGGCTGGAGGAGATCGGCCACTATACCAACCGCCACAAGGATATGGATCTGGACTGGTTGCCGTCGATCTGA
- a CDS encoding HNH endonuclease, giving the protein MYHPDLIRHPENCPALVLNADYTPLSYYPLSLWPWQTAIKAVFLDRVDIISSYERQVHSPSLEMKIPSVIALKQYVKPSEHPAFTRFNLFLRDKFSCQYCGITSDLTFDHVVPRRAGGRTTWENVATACSPCNLRKGGRTPKEAGMKLHVQPIRPTSWQLQEHGRAFPPGYLHESWHDWLYWDVELMA; this is encoded by the coding sequence ATGTACCATCCCGACCTCATACGACATCCGGAAAATTGTCCGGCGCTTGTGCTGAACGCGGATTATACGCCGCTCAGCTACTATCCCCTGAGCCTCTGGCCCTGGCAAACCGCCATCAAGGCGGTTTTTTTGGATCGGGTGGACATCATTTCCAGCTATGAACGGCAGGTCCACAGCCCCAGCCTGGAAATGAAGATCCCTTCGGTGATCGCGCTGAAACAATATGTGAAGCCGTCCGAACATCCCGCCTTCACCCGGTTCAACCTGTTCCTGCGCGACAAATTTTCCTGCCAATATTGCGGCATCACCAGCGACCTGACCTTCGACCATGTGGTGCCGCGTCGCGCCGGCGGACGCACGACATGGGAGAATGTCGCGACCGCCTGTTCGCCCTGCAATCTCAGGAAAGGCGGGCGGACGCCGAAGGAAGCGGGGATGAAGCTGCATGTTCAGCCGATCCGGCCGACAAGCTGGCAGTTGCAGGAGCATGGCCGCGCCTTTCCGCCCGGCTATCTGCACGAAAGCTGGCACGACTGGCTCTACTGGGATGTCGAGCTGATGGCGTGA
- the gluQRS gene encoding tRNA glutamyl-Q(34) synthetase GluQRS yields the protein MTHLTAPQHMVTRFAPSPTGKLHVGHAWSTLLAHDMARAAGGAFRLRIEDIDGTRSRPEHIAGIIDDLRWLGVAWDGEIVFQSQRLASYDAALARLRNMGLLYPCFCTRADIQASLTAPHGPEGPVYPGTCRDMGEAVRARRIATGEAHAWRIDMAKAAARVGALQWQALSPPGPNVDMTDVALHYANPLSHGDVVLARKDAPASYHLSCTLDDAAMGVTHVLRGDDLRGATDIHRLLQALLDLPSPAYLHHKLLVGPDGRRLAKRDGSIALADLRAEGMAAATLAADLRAGRFPIGIGLASA from the coding sequence ATGACTCATCTTACCGCACCACAGCATATGGTGACCCGCTTCGCCCCCAGCCCCACCGGAAAGCTGCATGTCGGCCACGCCTGGTCGACGCTGCTGGCCCATGACATGGCGCGCGCGGCGGGCGGCGCCTTCCGCTTGCGGATCGAGGACATCGACGGCACGCGCAGCCGGCCGGAGCATATCGCGGGGATCATCGATGATCTGCGCTGGCTGGGGGTGGCATGGGACGGCGAGATCGTTTTTCAGTCGCAACGCCTGGCCAGCTATGACGCGGCGCTGGCGCGGCTGCGGAACATGGGGCTGCTCTACCCCTGTTTCTGCACCCGCGCCGACATACAGGCCAGCCTGACCGCGCCGCACGGGCCGGAGGGGCCAGTCTATCCGGGGACGTGCCGGGATATGGGTGAAGCGGTGCGGGCGCGGCGGATCGCCACGGGAGAAGCCCATGCCTGGCGGATCGACATGGCCAAGGCGGCAGCGCGGGTGGGAGCCTTGCAATGGCAGGCACTTTCTCCGCCCGGCCCGAATGTCGATATGACGGACGTGGCGTTGCACTACGCCAATCCCCTGTCCCATGGCGATGTCGTGCTGGCGCGCAAGGATGCGCCGGCCAGCTATCATCTGTCCTGCACGCTGGACGATGCGGCGATGGGCGTGACCCATGTGCTGCGCGGCGACGATTTGCGTGGGGCGACCGACATTCACCGGCTGTTGCAGGCGTTGCTGGACCTGCCCTCCCCCGCCTATCTCCACCATAAGCTGCTGGTGGGGCCGGACGGGCGGCGGCTGGCCAAGCGCGACGGATCGATCGCGCTGGCGGACCTGCGGGCGGAAGGGATGGCAGCGGCGACGCTGGCGGCAGACCTGCGCGCGGGACGCTTTCCCATTGGCATCGGCCTCGCAAGCGCCTAG
- a CDS encoding twin transmembrane helix small protein, with the protein MQMILVIALILAMIATLVALIRGIIAFLQTTKEDLNAPEGSGPSPARLKQNKMMMNRIFFQAGAIIIVAILLMAKGHG; encoded by the coding sequence ATGCAAATGATCCTCGTCATCGCCCTGATCCTGGCCATGATCGCGACGCTGGTCGCGCTGATCCGGGGCATCATCGCCTTCCTCCAGACCACCAAGGAGGATCTGAACGCGCCCGAAGGCAGCGGTCCCAGCCCGGCGCGGCTGAAGCAGAACAAGATGATGATGAACCGCATCTTCTTTCAGGCGGGCGCGATCATCATCGTCGCGATCCTGCTGATGGCCAAGGGCCACGGCTGA
- a CDS encoding cob(I)yrinic acid a,c-diamide adenosyltransferase encodes MVKLNKIYTRTGDAGTTGLVDGSRLPKHAPRMQAVGDVDEANSAIGLAIIAMGARPETRWLTTIQNDLFDLGADLATPIPDGTDEPWALRIVAGQVARLEEEIDMMNADLAPLDSFILPGGSRAAAAVHLARAITRRAERSATAAAAEVALNSHALAYLNRLSDLLFVLARRLNDNGAGDVKWVPGASR; translated from the coding sequence ATGGTCAAGCTGAACAAAATCTACACCCGCACCGGCGACGCGGGGACGACGGGGCTGGTCGACGGATCGCGCCTGCCCAAGCACGCACCGCGAATGCAGGCGGTGGGCGATGTCGATGAGGCGAACAGCGCGATCGGCCTGGCCATCATCGCCATGGGCGCACGGCCCGAAACGCGCTGGCTGACGACGATCCAGAACGACCTGTTCGATCTGGGCGCGGACCTCGCCACGCCGATCCCCGACGGCACGGACGAACCCTGGGCGCTGCGCATCGTCGCGGGCCAGGTGGCACGGCTGGAGGAGGAGATCGACATGATGAACGCCGATCTGGCCCCGCTCGACAGCTTCATCCTGCCGGGCGGATCGCGCGCCGCAGCCGCCGTCCACCTTGCCCGCGCAATCACCCGCCGGGCCGAGCGCAGCGCCACCGCCGCCGCCGCAGAGGTGGCGCTGAACAGCCATGCGCTCGCCTATCTCAACCGCCTGTCCGACCTGCTGTTCGTGCTGGCGCGGCGGTTGAACGACAATGGCGCGGGCGATGTGAAATGGGTGCCGGGCGCGTCGCGCTGA
- a CDS encoding GGDEF domain-containing protein: MQFYLATSFILPRSLRLRLFTLCLFATHAPLLIYLVWGLGTGRIALAECVLLVLATVIGAGVALRGISALLDPVHASAYAAMLPQGGDVIQAIHAGMPRAAGVTRAQIDDRHQSAREDPLTGIANRRGFLSELDALPAERRRGCVAIIDIDYFKRINDLKGHEEGDRVLAAFAARLTALVRRVDLVGRWGSEEFAIFFQDCIEDEASWSLARIAARMRSDPIGEIHDRPISFSAGICRWTGGELEAALRRADEALSDAKQAGRDRISRAAPVLQEA, encoded by the coding sequence GTGCAATTCTACCTCGCCACATCCTTCATCCTGCCGCGCTCGCTTCGCCTGCGCCTGTTCACCCTCTGCCTGTTCGCGACCCATGCGCCGTTGCTGATCTATCTGGTCTGGGGACTGGGTACCGGCCGGATTGCGCTGGCGGAGTGCGTGTTGCTGGTGCTGGCGACGGTCATCGGCGCCGGTGTCGCATTACGCGGCATCAGCGCGTTGCTCGATCCGGTCCATGCGTCGGCCTATGCAGCGATGCTGCCGCAAGGGGGCGATGTGATCCAGGCTATCCATGCCGGAATGCCGCGCGCCGCCGGCGTGACGCGCGCGCAGATCGACGACCGGCATCAGTCGGCGCGGGAAGATCCGCTGACCGGCATCGCCAACCGGCGCGGTTTTCTGAGCGAACTGGACGCGCTGCCGGCCGAGCGGCGGCGCGGCTGTGTCGCGATCATCGACATCGACTATTTCAAGCGGATCAACGACCTGAAGGGGCATGAGGAAGGCGACCGGGTGCTGGCTGCCTTCGCCGCCCGCCTGACGGCGCTGGTGCGTCGGGTCGATCTGGTCGGGCGATGGGGTAGCGAGGAATTCGCTATCTTCTTTCAGGATTGTATCGAGGATGAAGCAAGCTGGTCATTGGCGCGGATCGCCGCGCGGATGCGCAGCGATCCGATCGGCGAGATTCACGACCGGCCCATCAGCTTTTCCGCCGGCATCTGTCGCTGGACCGGCGGCGAACTGGAAGCAGCGCTGCGCCGCGCCGATGAAGCGCTTTCCGACGCGAAACAGGCGGGCCGCGACCGCATCAGCCGCGCCGCACCGGTCTTGCAGGAGGCATGA
- a CDS encoding HAD family hydrolase, with product MSPPSPTNLPDPIRAVIFDMDGTLLETEAVHRNAFAQTALALGWPMADALLLSMVGIHRDENERMLGRHLGPDFPLARFFADSDALFEAAVDAGIPLRPGAELLLEHLARAGIPMALATSTAAPFAQERLAKAGLLAYFDVIVTRSDVDRPKPHPEPYLLAARRLGVDPADCVAVEDSHAGVRSAVAAGIATVMVPDLLPPTEELVLACARILPSLTDLRDLLLATVQGGG from the coding sequence TTGTCCCCGCCCAGCCCCACCAATCTGCCGGACCCGATCCGCGCGGTGATCTTCGACATGGACGGCACGCTGCTCGAAACCGAGGCGGTGCATCGCAACGCGTTCGCGCAGACCGCACTAGCGCTGGGCTGGCCGATGGCGGACGCATTGCTCCTGTCGATGGTCGGCATCCACCGCGACGAAAATGAGCGGATGCTTGGCCGGCATCTGGGGCCGGACTTTCCGCTGGCCCGCTTCTTTGCCGATAGTGATGCGCTGTTCGAGGCGGCGGTTGATGCCGGTATCCCGCTGCGTCCCGGCGCGGAGTTGCTGCTGGAGCATCTGGCGCGGGCGGGCATCCCGATGGCGCTCGCTACTTCGACCGCCGCGCCCTTCGCGCAGGAGCGGTTGGCAAAGGCCGGGTTGCTCGCTTATTTCGACGTGATCGTCACCCGCAGCGACGTGGATCGGCCCAAGCCGCACCCTGAGCCTTATCTGCTCGCGGCCCGGCGGCTGGGCGTCGATCCGGCCGACTGCGTTGCGGTGGAGGACAGCCATGCCGGCGTCCGCTCGGCCGTGGCCGCGGGGATCGCTACGGTGATGGTGCCCGACCTGCTGCCCCCGACCGAAGAACTGGTCCTCGCCTGCGCGCGGATATTGCCCAGTCTTACCGACCTGCGCGATCTGTTGCTGGCGACGGTGCAGGGCGGGGGATGA
- a CDS encoding DUF1176 domain-containing protein — translation MGAKQFFLVALATLSWSGMAAAQAPAPGAQNSAQAPKPGALETYKDWTIGCDNRNRCEAVSLLPEGGDWPDNPVMVGVVRDAGPDAPAEVWVSRDAKGSAEVSFHIDGRKVASAPSRDGDATLRGPQAAALAIAMARGAMLEVRSGNRLLGTPSLAGSGAALRFMDARQGRAGTSTALVATGALGPLAVRVAPVAPSIRRAIVPAGAAPAALWREELTALGKFTGCADEMKGAEPPQLQRLSKTETLILVPCGAGAYNFTSIPVIATGIPGRRAFRLANFDGKPGWSEEEARPMLVNAGWVPEKSELSSFAKGRGIGDCGGSETYVWDGARFRLIEATSMGECRGAWHWITTWSARVVE, via the coding sequence ATGGGGGCAAAGCAATTTTTCCTGGTCGCGCTGGCGACCCTGAGCTGGTCGGGCATGGCAGCCGCGCAGGCGCCTGCGCCCGGAGCGCAAAACAGCGCGCAGGCGCCCAAGCCCGGCGCGCTGGAAACCTACAAGGACTGGACCATCGGCTGCGACAATCGCAACCGATGCGAAGCGGTGTCCTTGTTGCCGGAGGGCGGCGACTGGCCCGATAATCCGGTGATGGTCGGCGTGGTCCGTGACGCCGGACCAGACGCCCCCGCCGAAGTCTGGGTCAGCCGCGATGCCAAGGGCAGCGCCGAAGTCAGCTTCCATATTGACGGACGCAAGGTCGCCAGTGCGCCGAGCCGCGATGGCGACGCGACGCTGCGCGGGCCGCAGGCCGCTGCGCTGGCCATCGCCATGGCGCGCGGTGCTATGCTGGAGGTACGGTCGGGCAACCGCCTGCTGGGTACACCCTCGCTCGCCGGATCGGGTGCGGCGCTGCGCTTTATGGATGCGCGCCAGGGGCGAGCCGGGACCAGCACCGCGCTGGTCGCGACCGGGGCGCTGGGGCCGCTCGCCGTGCGCGTCGCACCGGTCGCGCCGTCGATCCGCCGCGCAATCGTGCCGGCCGGAGCCGCGCCCGCCGCGTTGTGGCGGGAGGAACTGACCGCGCTGGGCAAATTCACCGGCTGCGCCGACGAGATGAAGGGTGCGGAACCACCGCAGCTACAACGCCTGTCAAAGACCGAGACGTTGATCTTGGTGCCCTGCGGCGCGGGCGCCTATAATTTCACCTCGATCCCGGTGATCGCCACCGGCATCCCCGGCCGTCGCGCCTTCCGCCTCGCCAACTTCGACGGCAAGCCAGGCTGGAGCGAGGAAGAGGCGCGACCGATGCTGGTCAATGCCGGCTGGGTGCCGGAAAAGTCGGAACTGTCCAGCTTCGCCAAAGGGCGCGGCATCGGCGATTGCGGCGGCAGCGAAACCTATGTCTGGGACGGCGCCCGCTTCCGCCTGATCGAAGCGACCAGCATGGGCGAATGTCGCGGCGCCTGGCACTGGATCACCACATGGTCGGCGCGGGTGGTGGAATAA